One Pseudorhodoplanes sinuspersici DNA segment encodes these proteins:
- a CDS encoding DMT family transporter: MLTRARLTAFDLLLYATVVVTWGFAWIAIHFQVGAVSPDVSILWRFLLAGMLMLGIAAIRGDRLRYSLQRHAMFALLGLTLFSTNFLLFYHAAETLPSGLLSIVFSLASLINVGLGALLYKTPIDRRVVIGGLLGAMGITAMFYSQVAGAEFQHGAVFALMLCIVGTIAFCFGNMVSSPLQRDKIPVFASTGYGMLYGSAALAVYAASRGHAFTIEWTLPYMSGLIYSALIASVVAFACYLTLLGRIGADRAAYVTVLGPVVALAVSTFVENFHWSLPTALGLAAVLAGNVLVLRPAK; the protein is encoded by the coding sequence ATGCTGACTCGCGCACGTCTGACGGCATTCGATCTGCTGCTTTATGCGACCGTGGTGGTGACCTGGGGCTTCGCCTGGATCGCGATCCATTTTCAGGTCGGCGCCGTTTCGCCCGATGTATCGATCCTCTGGCGCTTCCTGCTTGCGGGAATGCTGATGCTGGGAATCGCTGCCATTCGCGGCGATCGTTTGCGCTATTCACTGCAACGGCACGCGATGTTTGCGCTGCTGGGGCTGACGTTGTTCTCGACAAACTTTCTATTGTTCTATCACGCAGCGGAGACTTTGCCGTCGGGCCTGCTATCGATCGTGTTCTCGCTGGCGTCCCTGATCAACGTCGGACTGGGCGCCCTGCTGTACAAGACGCCGATCGATCGCCGCGTCGTCATTGGCGGTTTGCTTGGCGCAATGGGAATAACTGCGATGTTCTATTCGCAAGTTGCCGGCGCCGAATTCCAGCACGGCGCCGTTTTCGCACTGATGCTCTGTATCGTCGGCACGATCGCTTTCTGTTTCGGCAACATGGTGTCTTCACCGCTCCAACGCGACAAGATTCCGGTCTTCGCATCGACTGGATATGGAATGCTGTATGGCAGCGCGGCACTCGCTGTTTACGCCGCCTCGCGGGGACATGCCTTCACGATCGAATGGACGCTGCCCTACATGAGCGGCCTGATCTATTCGGCGCTGATCGCATCCGTTGTGGCTTTCGCCTGTTATCTGACCTTGCTCGGACGCATCGGCGCCGACCGCGCCGCCTATGTCACCGTGCTCGGACCGGTCGTGGCGCTCGCGGTCTCGACCTTTGTCGAGAATTTCCACTGGAGCCTGCCGACGGCACTCGGGCTTGCTGCGGTCCTCGCCGGCAATGTGCTGGTGCTGCGGCCGGCGAAGTAA
- a CDS encoding LysR substrate-binding domain-containing protein: MTALIDIDQLRTFIAIAETGSFTKAAEVVHKTQSAVSMQMKRLEERLNKPIFARDGRASKLTDDGDRLLDYARRIVKLNLEALSTFSGPELSGRVRLGVPDDYADRYLPEIMARFSRAYPGVELTVLCEPSADLLRRIDVNDLDLAIITTTETQRNVEPFRQERLLWVTSVRHATHTENPLPLALGKQTCSWRRIALEHLERTGRPHRILYTSSNAGAYVAAVLAGLSVSIVPESTLRPGMRVLTPADGFPELPYCRVGLVRNTHESSALADALAEHIISSLDNLSETAQAAE, translated from the coding sequence ATGACGGCCTTGATCGATATCGACCAGCTTCGGACCTTCATTGCGATTGCCGAGACCGGCAGCTTCACCAAGGCGGCGGAGGTCGTGCACAAGACGCAGTCCGCCGTGTCCATGCAGATGAAGCGGCTGGAGGAGCGGCTGAACAAGCCGATCTTCGCCCGTGACGGAAGAGCCTCGAAGCTGACGGACGACGGCGATCGGCTGCTTGATTACGCGCGGCGGATCGTGAAGCTCAATCTCGAAGCGCTGTCGACATTCTCCGGTCCGGAATTGTCGGGCCGGGTGCGGCTCGGTGTGCCGGACGATTATGCCGACCGCTATCTGCCGGAGATCATGGCGCGCTTCTCGCGGGCTTATCCCGGTGTCGAACTCACCGTGCTGTGCGAGCCATCGGCGGATCTGTTGCGCCGGATCGATGTCAACGATCTCGATCTCGCGATCATCACCACGACTGAAACACAGCGCAATGTCGAGCCGTTCCGGCAGGAGCGTTTGCTCTGGGTGACCTCGGTGCGGCATGCGACCCATACCGAGAACCCGCTGCCGCTCGCGCTCGGCAAGCAGACCTGTTCATGGCGCCGCATTGCACTTGAACATCTGGAAAGAACCGGCCGGCCGCATCGCATTCTTTACACTAGCTCGAATGCCGGCGCTTACGTCGCCGCGGTGTTGGCCGGTCTGTCGGTTTCAATCGTCCCGGAATCGACGCTCCGGCCGGGCATGCGCGTTTTGACGCCCGCGGACGGCTTTCCTGAATTGCCGTATTGCCGTGTCGGTCTCGTGCGCAACACGCATGAAAGCTCGGCGCTGGCCGATGCACTCGCCGAGCACATCATCTCCTCGCTCGACAACCTGTCGGAAACAGCGCAAGCGGCGGAGTAA
- a CDS encoding DUF1127 domain-containing protein gives MATTCNVTTTARPLPLGLSSLVSVIAAALQSVVRALKNRRDARLLAGMDDRMLADIGLTRSDLHDAYAEPLWRDPTDLLAGRACEKRRYRRGSLLTPRIAAPSLAPDVTLEKQRARRTTRHSV, from the coding sequence ATGGCCACGACCTGCAACGTCACCACCACCGCACGGCCCTTGCCGTTGGGCCTTTCATCCCTTGTTTCGGTGATCGCCGCAGCCCTGCAAAGCGTGGTCCGCGCCCTGAAAAATCGCCGCGATGCCAGACTGCTGGCCGGCATGGACGACCGGATGCTGGCGGATATCGGTCTAACGCGCAGCGACCTGCATGATGCCTATGCCGAGCCGCTGTGGCGCGACCCGACCGATCTCCTCGCCGGCCGGGCCTGCGAGAAGCGACGGTATCGCCGTGGCAGCCTGCTGACGCCGCGCATCGCGGCGCCGTCGCTGGCGCCCGACGTTACGCTGGAGAAGCAGCGGGCCCGCCGGACCACGCGGCATTCCGTCTGA
- a CDS encoding glycosyltransferase family 39 protein yields the protein MPGFWRRSGFADRLAIGLLTGLCILAIVVFRDYGISNDEEVQHRYGELIINYYASGFRDVALFNYKNLYLYGGLFDIVAVLLAKLLPFDVFLIRHFLSAIIGVAGIVATWATARLIAGPRAGLIAAVALATCGPYFGGMFNHTKDIPFAAAMIGALYFLLRAARDFPAPRWRDVIGFGLMLGAATGLRAMGLLLIGYAGLLVVIAVPWAERDIGKIGRYLGSTGLRVAPAFVLGYLIMIAAWPWAALEPLNPLRAIFSFAHFHYEIRTIVAGEIYRMADVPRWYVPFYLLIKTPMLTSIGALCALAFLIGAVARDKIANLPRRQIEVAIVTFVVLFPIACEAAAQGPAFSGMRHFLFVVPPLAVLAGVGFDAVLMALSPQRWLAVFAACALSAAVVWNTVTLVRLHPYEYLFYNPLVGGLDGAARRYEMDYWVNMMPDAVNALQNYLGLPGDTSQRVYTVGVCGEKFSFDNYADKRLRASPGWLEADFFIAPTHMNCDQLVEGRTVATIRRLGVPIGIVKDRRGITQRALGKAF from the coding sequence GTGCCGGGATTTTGGCGGCGATCCGGCTTTGCGGACCGCCTTGCAATCGGATTGCTGACGGGATTGTGTATTCTCGCGATTGTTGTTTTCCGCGATTACGGTATTTCCAACGATGAAGAAGTGCAGCATCGCTATGGCGAATTGATTATCAATTACTATGCCAGCGGATTTCGCGATGTCGCGCTTTTCAATTACAAGAATCTTTATCTCTATGGCGGTTTGTTCGATATCGTCGCGGTGCTGCTCGCCAAGCTGTTACCATTCGACGTCTTTCTGATCCGCCATTTCTTATCGGCCATCATTGGCGTCGCCGGCATTGTCGCCACTTGGGCGACGGCCAGGCTGATCGCTGGTCCCCGCGCTGGACTTATTGCTGCCGTGGCTCTTGCGACCTGCGGGCCGTATTTCGGCGGAATGTTCAATCACACCAAGGATATTCCGTTCGCCGCGGCGATGATCGGCGCATTGTATTTTCTTCTGCGTGCAGCCCGCGATTTCCCAGCGCCGCGTTGGCGCGATGTGATCGGGTTCGGACTGATGCTGGGGGCCGCGACCGGGCTGCGGGCGATGGGATTGTTGCTGATCGGTTATGCAGGGCTGCTGGTCGTCATCGCGGTCCCGTGGGCGGAACGCGATATCGGCAAGATCGGTCGGTATCTCGGCAGTACAGGACTTCGTGTCGCGCCGGCTTTTGTGCTCGGCTACCTTATCATGATCGCGGCATGGCCCTGGGCAGCACTGGAGCCGCTCAATCCCTTGCGTGCGATTTTTTCCTTTGCGCATTTCCACTACGAGATCCGGACGATCGTTGCCGGCGAAATCTATCGGATGGCCGACGTGCCGCGGTGGTATGTGCCGTTCTATCTTCTGATCAAGACGCCAATGCTCACATCGATTGGCGCTTTGTGCGCGCTTGCTTTTCTGATCGGAGCGGTCGCCAGAGACAAGATTGCGAATCTGCCAAGACGGCAGATCGAAGTTGCCATCGTGACTTTCGTGGTCCTGTTCCCGATCGCCTGCGAAGCCGCGGCGCAAGGGCCGGCCTTTTCCGGCATGCGGCATTTTCTGTTCGTGGTGCCGCCCTTGGCAGTTCTGGCGGGCGTCGGCTTCGATGCGGTGCTGATGGCATTGTCACCGCAGCGATGGTTGGCCGTGTTTGCTGCCTGCGCTTTGTCTGCCGCCGTCGTCTGGAATACCGTCACGCTCGTGCGTCTGCACCCTTACGAATATCTCTTCTACAATCCGCTGGTCGGTGGTCTTGATGGTGCCGCGCGGCGCTATGAAATGGATTACTGGGTCAACATGATGCCGGATGCTGTGAACGCTTTGCAGAATTATCTCGGCTTGCCGGGAGACACCTCGCAGCGCGTCTACACGGTCGGCGTCTGCGGCGAGAAATTTTCATTCGACAATTATGCGGACAAGCGGTTGCGTGCGTCGCCGGGCTGGCTCGAGGCGGACTTCTTCATTGCGCCCACACATATGAATTGCGACCAACTGGTCGAGGGACGGACCGTGGCCACGATCCGGCGGCTTGGCGTTCCAATCGGGATCGTGAAGGATCGCCGCGGCATCACGCAGAGGGCGCTCGGCAAGGCCTTTTGA
- a CDS encoding PAN domain-containing protein, which produces MNQCFAMLMACLLALAASPTTASAQAGFDRPGGDYTSAPVRTGDPAICAARCERDGRCRAWSFSYPNTATKDATCRLKNKVMPTKEDACCVSGIRGAALLEPRLGTLEFAIDRYGGDYKAIDIPPDATGSGCAKACQADSKCRAFTYLRPGYGNTTARCFLKDRITKPRRKPCCISGVVR; this is translated from the coding sequence ATGAACCAGTGCTTTGCGATGCTGATGGCGTGCCTATTGGCGCTGGCGGCAAGTCCCACAACGGCAAGCGCACAGGCCGGCTTCGACCGTCCAGGCGGCGATTATACGAGCGCACCGGTGCGGACAGGCGATCCCGCCATCTGCGCGGCGCGATGCGAGCGCGACGGCCGCTGCCGGGCCTGGAGTTTTTCCTATCCGAATACGGCCACGAAAGACGCGACCTGTCGGCTGAAGAACAAGGTCATGCCGACGAAAGAGGACGCCTGTTGCGTCTCCGGCATCCGGGGCGCTGCCTTGCTTGAACCGCGGCTGGGGACACTTGAATTCGCCATCGACCGGTACGGCGGCGACTACAAAGCAATCGATATCCCCCCGGACGCGACCGGCAGCGGCTGTGCCAAAGCCTGCCAGGCCGATAGCAAATGCCGCGCTTTCACCTATCTGAGACCTGGCTACGGCAATACGACCGCACGATGTTTCCTGAAGGACCGCATTACCAAACCGCGCCGCAAACCCTGCTGTATTTCGGGCGTTGTCCGTTAA
- a CDS encoding DUF6152 family protein — MRLCVLTATLVAATAGGAAAHHGWGSYDANKPVTVTGAILTSKYENPHATITVKGNDKVWTVTLAPTFRMINRGATAEMVAVGKIITAYGYPSTAAKDEMRAERITVDGKTVEMR; from the coding sequence ATGAGACTCTGTGTGCTGACAGCCACACTCGTTGCCGCTACTGCCGGCGGCGCCGCGGCCCATCACGGCTGGGGCAGCTATGACGCCAACAAGCCCGTTACCGTGACCGGCGCGATCCTCACCTCGAAATACGAAAACCCGCACGCTACCATTACGGTCAAAGGCAATGACAAGGTGTGGACAGTGACACTGGCGCCGACCTTCCGCATGATCAATCGCGGCGCAACGGCGGAAATGGTCGCCGTCGGCAAGATCATTACCGCCTACGGCTACCCTTCCACGGCCGCGAAGGATGAAATGCGAGCCGAACGCATCACCGTCGACGGCAAGACTGTCGAGATGCGTTGA
- a CDS encoding DUF6644 family protein, which translates to MTDAAPAIFVAIEGSAFAAMIRQSPFAYMIANVAHILSLMVFFGAVAVMDLRLAGAFAATSPDYVLRKARIFIGLGFLGLLASGIVLFSAEASHVVLNPLFQIKAGLIGLGILNAASFELFVRPKVKGIAPLTPLPRAARFAGIASIAIWLTVAACGRLIAYF; encoded by the coding sequence ATGACGGATGCCGCGCCGGCGATCTTCGTTGCTATCGAAGGCTCCGCCTTCGCCGCCATGATCCGGCAGTCGCCGTTCGCTTACATGATCGCGAATGTGGCGCACATCCTGTCGCTGATGGTGTTCTTCGGCGCCGTGGCGGTGATGGATCTGCGGCTTGCCGGCGCATTCGCCGCAACGTCACCGGACTACGTGCTGCGGAAAGCAAGAATATTTATAGGCCTCGGATTTCTCGGCCTTCTGGCTTCGGGCATCGTGCTGTTCTCTGCGGAAGCAAGCCATGTCGTCCTTAATCCTCTGTTCCAGATCAAGGCCGGACTGATTGGGCTCGGGATACTCAACGCTGCTTCATTTGAGCTTTTCGTTCGTCCGAAGGTGAAAGGCATCGCGCCCTTGACACCGCTGCCGCGTGCTGCCCGCTTCGCGGGAATCGCATCAATCGCAATCTGGCTGACTGTGGCCGCGTGCGGACGGCTGATCGCTTACTTCTAG
- the lepB gene encoding signal peptidase I, translating into MGTWSRTVAQFFAFVLALTVVKSAIAEPYYVPSGSMEPTLMIGDELVATKYAYGYSSASLALPFGLTLPPTQRIFGELPARGDVVVFRSPANRSEIWVKRVIGLPGDRVQMRDGHLWINGEVVKERADGVAQAEDSDGHHTGAVRLIETLPGGRQHLIFKTEALGPLDNTDEVLVPSGHVFVMGDNRDNSADSRVPPSAGGVGLLPADDIVGRVVGLAGSWDLGKLNDPIWTWPAGLRLSRFFTAVQ; encoded by the coding sequence ATGGGCACTTGGTCGCGCACGGTGGCGCAGTTTTTTGCCTTTGTCTTAGCGCTGACGGTGGTGAAATCCGCTATTGCCGAACCCTACTATGTGCCGTCCGGCTCGATGGAGCCGACGCTGATGATCGGCGATGAGCTGGTGGCGACGAAATACGCCTATGGCTACAGCTCTGCATCACTGGCCTTGCCGTTCGGTCTGACCCTGCCACCGACGCAACGGATCTTCGGCGAATTGCCGGCACGCGGCGACGTCGTGGTGTTTCGTTCGCCGGCCAACCGCTCAGAGATCTGGGTCAAGCGCGTCATCGGATTGCCGGGCGATCGCGTGCAGATGCGCGATGGCCATTTGTGGATCAATGGCGAAGTGGTCAAAGAACGTGCGGATGGCGTCGCTCAGGCCGAAGATAGCGACGGCCACCACACCGGCGCTGTTCGCTTGATCGAAACGTTGCCGGGCGGACGGCAGCATCTGATTTTCAAGACCGAAGCGCTTGGTCCGCTCGACAATACGGATGAAGTGCTCGTGCCGTCGGGGCATGTTTTCGTCATGGGGGATAACCGCGACAATTCGGCCGACAGCCGGGTACCGCCATCTGCCGGCGGCGTCGGTTTGCTGCCGGCTGACGATATCGTTGGACGCGTGGTCGGGCTCGCCGGATCATGGGATCTCGGCAAGCTGAACGACCCGATCTGGACCTGGCCGGCGGGATTGCGGCTCTCGCGCTTCTTCACCGCCGTGCAGTGA
- the tldD gene encoding metalloprotease TldD has translation MTDKTLSTSSLIDRAGLDRGRVRSIISKGLEGADDGELFLEYRQSEALGFDNGRLKQATYDTAQGFGLRAVKDEAVGYAHASDLSEAALIRAADAVRAVKGGYTGRYSDAPGRSNVRLYGDENPLDAPGFETKVKLLQEIDAYARAKDPRVRQVSASLGASWQVVEIVRADGEVYRDIRPMVRINVSIVAGDGDRQETGSHGYGGREGYARFIETKAWRGAVDDAVRQAMVNLESVPAPAGEMDVVLGAGWPGVMLHEAVGHGLEGDFNRKGTSAFAGLMGQQVAAKGVTVLDDGTIASRRGSLSIDDEGTPTNKTVLIEDGILVGYMQDRQNARLMDMKPTGNGRRESYAHVPMPRMTNTYMLAGDKEPGEIIASVKNGIYAVSFGGGQVDITSGKYVFQCTEAYRIENGKVGAPVKGAMLIGNGPTDLHRISMIGKDLALDHGIGTCGKNGQGVPVGVGQPSLRMDRITVGGTGG, from the coding sequence ATGACCGACAAAACCCTCTCCACATCGTCCCTCATCGACCGCGCCGGCCTCGACCGGGGGCGTGTCCGATCCATCATTTCCAAAGGGCTGGAAGGCGCCGATGACGGCGAGCTCTTCCTGGAATACCGCCAGTCCGAGGCTCTCGGTTTCGACAATGGGCGCCTGAAACAGGCGACCTACGACACCGCGCAGGGATTCGGCCTGCGGGCCGTGAAGGACGAGGCGGTCGGCTATGCCCATGCCTCGGACCTGTCGGAAGCAGCGCTGATTCGGGCGGCCGATGCCGTCCGGGCCGTGAAGGGCGGCTATACCGGCCGCTATTCGGATGCGCCCGGTCGCAGCAACGTCCGCCTCTACGGCGACGAAAATCCGCTCGACGCTCCGGGCTTCGAGACCAAGGTGAAGCTGCTGCAGGAAATCGATGCCTATGCCCGCGCGAAAGACCCGCGGGTGCGGCAGGTCAGCGCCAGCCTCGGCGCCTCCTGGCAGGTGGTCGAGATCGTCCGTGCCGATGGTGAGGTTTATCGCGACATCCGGCCGATGGTCCGCATCAACGTGTCGATCGTGGCCGGCGACGGCGACCGGCAGGAAACCGGAAGCCATGGTTATGGCGGCCGCGAGGGCTATGCCCGCTTCATCGAAACGAAGGCCTGGCGTGGTGCCGTCGACGACGCGGTCCGGCAGGCGATGGTCAATCTCGAATCAGTACCGGCCCCGGCGGGCGAAATGGACGTGGTGCTCGGCGCAGGCTGGCCAGGCGTGATGCTGCATGAAGCGGTCGGCCACGGTCTCGAAGGCGATTTCAACCGCAAGGGCACGTCGGCTTTTGCCGGGCTTATGGGGCAACAGGTCGCGGCCAAGGGCGTCACGGTGCTCGATGACGGCACGATCGCGTCGCGTCGCGGTTCGCTCTCGATCGATGATGAAGGCACACCGACCAACAAAACCGTGCTGATCGAAGACGGCATCCTCGTCGGCTACATGCAGGACCGCCAGAACGCGCGGCTCATGGACATGAAGCCCACCGGCAACGGACGTCGCGAATCCTACGCGCATGTGCCGATGCCCCGCATGACCAACACCTACATGCTGGCAGGCGACAAGGAGCCGGGCGAGATCATTGCCTCGGTGAAGAACGGCATCTATGCCGTGAGTTTCGGCGGCGGACAGGTCGACATCACATCCGGCAAATACGTGTTCCAGTGCACCGAGGCCTACAGGATCGAGAACGGCAAGGTCGGCGCGCCGGTCAAAGGCGCGATGCTGATCGGCAACGGGCCGACCGATCTGCATCGCATCAGCATGATCGGTAAGGATCTCGCTCTCGATCATGGCATCGGGACCTGCGGCAAGAACGGCCAGGGCGTGCCGGTCGGCGTCGGGCAACCGAGCTTGCGGATGGACCGCATTACTGTGGGCGGCACCGGCGGCTAA
- a CDS encoding sigma-70 family RNA polymerase sigma factor, which yields MSAGPPSSHGDHRAQLLAQAEELRPELHRYCARLMGSVIDGEDVVQDTLVRAFVALEEFELSGVEETPSLRPWLFRIAHNRALDLLRSRAVRAAEPIDDAADVADQTSPDPVEMLMRQEAIKTAVSRFAELPTLQRSVVVLKDVLGESLTDIATLLDLTVDAVKGHLARGRARLREINAQAAVLLEARPASAAVARYAALFNQRDWDGLRALLADDVKLKQSSHPLRAGTAEVGSFFTIYGKIDGLWFAPAWLEGREVIAVFENRADPKPSYVMWLEWREGRISFIRDYRYVRYVIADAELAGAAKPASEGTAH from the coding sequence TTGAGCGCAGGACCACCTTCGTCGCACGGCGACCACCGCGCGCAGCTCCTCGCCCAGGCGGAAGAGTTGCGGCCCGAGCTGCACCGTTATTGTGCGCGGCTTATGGGATCGGTCATCGACGGCGAGGACGTCGTGCAGGATACGCTTGTGCGAGCTTTCGTTGCGTTGGAGGAATTTGAGTTGTCGGGTGTGGAGGAGACGCCATCGCTTCGGCCCTGGCTATTCCGGATCGCCCACAACCGCGCGCTGGACCTGCTGCGCAGCCGGGCGGTGCGCGCGGCGGAGCCGATCGATGACGCCGCGGATGTCGCTGATCAGACCAGCCCTGATCCCGTGGAGATGCTGATGCGCCAGGAAGCGATCAAGACCGCGGTGTCGCGCTTTGCGGAGCTTCCCACGCTTCAGCGGAGTGTCGTCGTGCTGAAGGACGTGCTCGGCGAGTCGCTGACCGACATCGCCACGCTTCTGGACCTGACGGTCGACGCGGTCAAAGGGCATTTGGCACGGGGTCGTGCGCGTCTTCGGGAGATCAATGCGCAAGCTGCCGTGCTTCTTGAGGCGCGGCCGGCGTCTGCCGCGGTGGCGCGTTACGCCGCGCTCTTCAACCAGCGGGACTGGGACGGTCTGCGGGCGCTCCTGGCCGACGACGTGAAGCTCAAACAGTCCTCGCACCCGCTTCGCGCCGGCACCGCCGAGGTCGGTTCGTTCTTCACCATCTATGGAAAGATCGATGGCCTGTGGTTCGCTCCAGCTTGGCTCGAAGGACGCGAGGTGATCGCGGTTTTTGAAAATCGCGCCGATCCGAAACCCAGCTACGTCATGTGGCTCGAGTGGCGTGAGGGCCGGATCAGCTTCATTCGCGACTATCGATACGTTCGCTACGTCATCGCCGATGCAGAGCTGGCAGGGGCCGCCAAGCCCGCAAGCGAAGGAACCGCGCACTAA
- the gstA gene encoding glutathione transferase GstA — MKLYYSPGACSLAAHIVAREAGLAIDLVRVDLASRRTKTGEDYFAINPRGYVPAIVDDDGEVHTEAAALVQYLAEQAPQSDLAPPIGSKERLRVNQWLAFVASELHKTFSPWLWDAQAAESTKQASHGKLGLRFAELDRHLATSAYLTGDAFTIADAYAFTIVNWSNFLKIDLTPYPNLSAYMARIAARPKVHEALMAEGLVAAAHEETAA, encoded by the coding sequence ATGAAGCTCTATTATTCACCCGGCGCATGCTCGCTCGCTGCCCATATCGTCGCCCGCGAAGCCGGTCTCGCCATCGATCTGGTCAGGGTCGATCTGGCCTCGCGCAGGACCAAGACAGGCGAAGATTATTTCGCGATCAATCCGCGCGGCTATGTTCCGGCGATCGTGGACGACGATGGCGAAGTTCACACCGAAGCCGCCGCGCTGGTTCAATATCTGGCGGAGCAGGCGCCGCAATCGGATCTCGCGCCGCCCATCGGATCAAAGGAGCGGCTGCGCGTGAACCAGTGGCTCGCCTTCGTGGCTTCCGAATTGCACAAGACCTTCAGCCCATGGCTTTGGGACGCCCAAGCCGCGGAATCCACCAAGCAGGCGTCGCACGGCAAGCTTGGCCTCCGCTTCGCAGAGCTCGATCGGCATCTGGCGACATCCGCGTATCTAACGGGCGATGCCTTCACGATCGCGGATGCCTACGCATTCACGATCGTCAACTGGTCGAATTTTCTCAAAATTGATCTCACGCCTTACCCCAACCTGTCCGCCTACATGGCTCGCATCGCCGCGCGTCCGAAGGTGCACGAAGCACTGATGGCCGAGGGGCTCGTCGCGGCGGCGCATGAGGAAACGGCGGCTTGA
- a CDS encoding SDR family NAD(P)-dependent oxidoreductase gives MSLKDKTIVVTGGSRGLGLGLVEALVAHGARVTVVARDIDALEAVRARLGVATIPADVTDEGAARLILSEVRPDIVALNAGAKPRMGRLDQLSWADFSATWEHDVKAGLYWLQAALNMPLTPGSRVLVVSSGAAVSGSPMSGGYGGAKRMLWFMAQYANRVSEQKGLGIRFQVIVPRQMIPGTGIGDEAANAYARALNMELDEYFTRFGAPMPPREFGEKFVSVLNDPKYAEGFAFGLKGDTGVTILEEAAA, from the coding sequence ATGAGCCTCAAAGACAAGACGATTGTAGTGACCGGCGGAAGCCGCGGCCTTGGACTGGGGCTGGTCGAGGCCCTGGTTGCACATGGTGCCAGGGTGACGGTCGTTGCCCGCGATATCGATGCGCTCGAGGCCGTGCGGGCACGGCTGGGTGTCGCCACGATCCCCGCCGATGTGACAGATGAGGGCGCCGCGCGCCTCATTCTTTCGGAAGTCCGCCCCGACATCGTTGCTCTGAATGCCGGCGCGAAGCCGCGGATGGGCCGGTTGGACCAGCTGAGCTGGGCGGATTTCAGCGCAACCTGGGAGCACGACGTCAAGGCTGGGCTTTACTGGCTGCAAGCGGCGCTCAACATGCCACTCACGCCCGGCAGCCGGGTGCTCGTGGTATCGAGCGGCGCGGCCGTGAGTGGATCACCGATGTCGGGCGGCTATGGCGGCGCCAAGCGCATGCTCTGGTTCATGGCCCAGTATGCCAACCGGGTCTCGGAGCAGAAGGGCCTCGGAATCCGTTTCCAGGTCATCGTGCCGCGACAAATGATCCCCGGCACCGGGATCGGTGATGAAGCCGCCAACGCCTACGCCCGCGCCTTGAACATGGAGCTCGATGAGTATTTCACCCGCTTCGGTGCGCCGATGCCGCCGCGGGAGTTCGGCGAGAAATTCGTCTCCGTGCTGAACGACCCCAAATATGCCGAGGGCTTCGCTTTCGGGCTCAAGGGTGACACGGGAGTCACAATCCTCGAGGAAGCGGCAGCTTGA
- a CDS encoding MarC family protein yields MLPDQTLFLTQLLTLWAVFDPISHLPLFIGATPNFTSQERRRAAVISVLMAFVILAVFGFIGQFLLAAMGISLLSFQIAGGIVLFLFAVSMVLGDNSHALTVPAKRGNAAARRDAVMKVAVFPLATPIIAGPGGMLTIVLLMDNNRYSHMEQLQTLGALATALAGMLVIFLAGDWIERITGSGVTQLLRRIMGLLLSALAVNLVLSAVAAWLKLPSI; encoded by the coding sequence ATGCTCCCCGATCAGACGCTGTTTCTGACGCAACTGCTGACGCTCTGGGCTGTCTTTGATCCGATCAGCCATCTCCCGCTGTTCATCGGCGCGACCCCGAATTTCACAAGTCAGGAGCGGCGCAGGGCAGCGGTGATTTCGGTGCTGATGGCCTTTGTCATCCTTGCCGTGTTCGGGTTCATTGGCCAGTTCCTGCTGGCGGCCATGGGCATATCGCTCCTGTCCTTTCAGATCGCCGGCGGGATCGTACTGTTCCTGTTCGCGGTCTCCATGGTGCTAGGAGACAATTCACACGCTCTCACGGTTCCAGCCAAACGCGGGAATGCCGCCGCGCGGCGCGATGCCGTGATGAAGGTTGCGGTTTTCCCGCTCGCGACCCCGATCATCGCCGGCCCCGGTGGCATGCTCACGATCGTTCTGCTCATGGACAACAACCGCTACTCCCACATGGAGCAGCTGCAGACCTTGGGTGCGCTGGCGACCGCGCTTGCCGGAATGCTGGTCATTTTTCTCGCCGGCGACTGGATCGAACGCATAACCGGGAGTGGCGTCACTCAGTTGCTGCGCCGGATCATGGGTCTCCTGCTGTCCGCGCTGGCGGTCAATCTGGTGCTGAGCGCGGTTGCGGCGTGGCTCAAGCTGCCGTCGATCTAG